Proteins from a single region of Syntrophales bacterium:
- a CDS encoding ABC transporter ATP-binding protein, whose product MSMLRTVNIHKTYPVGPTEVNVLKGISLEVEKGEFLSIVGASGSGKSTLMHILGLLEQPTLGEYYFEETRIRYEDDREISNLRNRKIGFVFQQYCLLQRLTALDNVGIPLIYRGMGKPEIRERSMAYLQKVEVTDRAYHRPNEMSGGQQQRVAIARALVGNPALILADEPTGALDSRTGQEIMDLFRKLNEEEGITIIVITHDPKIAAQCRRRIEITDGLVTPLAVDGNPH is encoded by the coding sequence ATGTCCATGCTGAGGACAGTGAACATCCATAAGACGTATCCGGTTGGCCCCACAGAAGTAAATGTTCTCAAGGGCATTTCCCTGGAAGTCGAGAAGGGGGAGTTCCTGTCTATCGTTGGAGCGTCAGGCAGCGGAAAATCTACGCTGATGCATATTCTCGGTCTTCTCGAACAGCCGACATTGGGAGAGTATTATTTCGAGGAAACCCGGATCCGGTACGAGGACGACCGCGAGATCTCCAATCTCCGCAACCGGAAGATCGGATTCGTATTCCAGCAGTATTGCCTTCTGCAGCGGCTGACGGCCCTGGATAACGTGGGGATTCCCCTCATCTACCGGGGGATGGGCAAACCGGAGATCCGAGAGCGCTCCATGGCATACCTGCAGAAGGTCGAAGTGACGGATCGGGCGTATCACCGGCCGAACGAGATGTCCGGTGGACAGCAGCAGCGGGTGGCCATCGCCCGGGCCCTGGTGGGCAATCCGGCACTGATCCTCGCCGACGAGCCCACGGGTGCCCTGGACAGCAGGACCGGCCAGGAGATCATGGACCTCTTCCGAAAGCTCAACGAAGAGGAAGGAATCACCATCATCGTCATTACTCACGATCCCAAGATCGCCGCTCAATGCCGCCGCCGCATAGAGATCACCGACGGGCTCGTCACCCCTCTGGCGGTCGACGGGAATCCTCATTGA
- a CDS encoding PAS domain-containing protein, translating to MNQDPIIYRSILENMTDGVMTVSLDGRIMTFNEAAERILGLRAEDVLGRSLSEVFLGREGSDAFNQAILDAVYNEAVTQNGIVLYSAGEKRIVLSVTTSFLRSDKTGQKKKAAVIAVFSDRTEVEALRETEQDLTEEIKAKHRELQTSYSELEESNTSLKAALKKVQMIRIAATALVLLLFLSIGILTWIKGTPGRSGPSPTADSQAGAVKTYKVALQPLVDKISLRGTLKPIQVVNVTSPFAGTVTEKLFEYGQSVTKGQLLMRLDTREIESKCREAESAFIKANEKRKEMKDWKNTDEMVKAMRSLDKAKRSYEETETLFKKGIVSADEYNNEKNNYENELLTYKTTKAKGEGDNVTLAKLDYYNARAKLADLEKQLKKANVLAPVSGTVILMDAAGDKDRKGKAVEKGTSFGEGEIMLAVGDTTGLSVSTEVDEIEVTKIKKGQQAIITGDAFPDVILKGRVDHISSQASVKGGEGGAKKAASFEILIQVERLTQETADKIRLGMSANLSIEILNKPDGILVPIGAVQTDGADRYVMLKEAGKREAKRVNVKTGITTLDSVEILQGLKIGDEVLVKEEAVRNVHAEDSEHP from the coding sequence ATGAACCAGGATCCGATCATCTACAGAAGCATTCTGGAAAACATGACCGACGGGGTCATGACCGTTTCGCTCGACGGCCGCATCATGACGTTCAATGAGGCGGCGGAACGGATTCTGGGCCTCCGTGCCGAGGATGTTCTCGGCCGGTCGCTGAGTGAAGTGTTTCTCGGAAGGGAAGGGAGCGATGCCTTCAACCAGGCCATCCTGGACGCCGTTTACAACGAGGCGGTGACTCAGAACGGCATCGTCCTGTATTCAGCCGGGGAAAAGCGCATCGTTCTTTCTGTTACGACTTCTTTTCTTCGGTCCGACAAGACGGGACAGAAAAAGAAGGCCGCCGTCATTGCGGTCTTCAGCGACCGGACGGAAGTGGAGGCTCTTCGGGAGACAGAGCAAGACCTCACGGAGGAGATCAAGGCGAAGCACAGGGAGCTGCAGACGTCCTACTCTGAACTGGAGGAGTCCAACACAAGCCTCAAGGCCGCCCTGAAAAAAGTTCAGATGATCCGCATTGCCGCAACGGCACTGGTGCTTCTACTCTTTCTGTCCATCGGGATCCTGACGTGGATAAAAGGCACGCCGGGAAGGTCCGGGCCGTCTCCGACCGCAGATTCGCAGGCGGGTGCAGTGAAGACGTACAAGGTGGCACTGCAGCCCCTTGTCGACAAAATCTCTCTCCGGGGTACTCTCAAGCCGATCCAGGTTGTGAACGTGACGAGTCCCTTCGCGGGCACAGTCACGGAAAAGCTTTTCGAATACGGCCAGTCCGTCACCAAGGGACAGCTTCTCATGCGCCTCGATACCAGGGAAATCGAATCGAAATGCCGCGAAGCGGAATCGGCTTTCATCAAGGCAAATGAAAAAAGAAAGGAAATGAAGGATTGGAAGAACACGGATGAAATGGTCAAGGCGATGCGATCCCTGGACAAGGCGAAGAGATCCTATGAAGAAACGGAAACCCTTTTCAAGAAAGGCATTGTGTCGGCCGACGAATACAACAATGAAAAGAACAATTACGAGAACGAGCTCCTGACATACAAGACCACAAAGGCCAAAGGCGAGGGCGATAACGTGACCCTGGCAAAGCTCGACTATTACAATGCAAGGGCGAAACTTGCCGATCTCGAGAAACAGCTCAAGAAGGCCAATGTCCTTGCCCCGGTATCCGGAACGGTCATCCTCATGGACGCCGCGGGGGATAAGGACAGGAAAGGAAAAGCCGTCGAAAAGGGTACTTCTTTCGGCGAGGGGGAGATCATGCTGGCCGTCGGTGACACGACCGGCCTTTCGGTTTCCACCGAAGTGGACGAGATCGAGGTGACGAAGATCAAGAAGGGTCAGCAGGCGATCATCACGGGAGACGCATTCCCGGATGTGATCCTCAAGGGAAGGGTCGATCACATTTCGTCCCAGGCGAGCGTCAAGGGAGGGGAAGGGGGGGCGAAGAAAGCGGCTTCCTTCGAGATCCTGATCCAGGTGGAAAGGCTTACCCAGGAAACGGCCGACAAGATCCGTCTCGGCATGTCGGCCAATCTATCCATCGAGATCCTGAACAAGCCTGACGGCATCCTGGTGCCCATCGGGGCCGTGCAGACGGATGGGGCGGATCGCTATGTCATGCTGAAGGAGGCGGGAAAGCGGGAGGCGAAGAGGGTGAACGTGAAGACGGGCATTACGACTCTCGATTCCGTGGAGATCCTGCAGGGATTGAAAATCGGCGATGAAGTCCTGGTAAAGGAGGAAGCGGTCCGGAATGTCCATGCTGAGGACAGTGAACATCCATAA